The Streptomyces sp. Je 1-332 genome has a window encoding:
- a CDS encoding MHYT domain-containing protein produces the protein MQGTVDGFSYGWVTPVAAYLMACLGGALGLRCTTRSLLVAHSWRPGWLALGSAAIGSGIWTMHFIAMMGFSVEEAPIHYDKALTFASLAVAIVMVGVGIFIVGYRGATGTALFTGGTITGLGVASMHYLGMAGMRLRGTLEYNTLTVSASVVIAVVAATAALWAAAQVRGFLWSLGASLVMGLAVSGMHYTGMAALRVHLHGSPGAPTGGDSAAEILAPMMIGPLAFLLLAGVIVMFDPLMVMGKADLQSAAQRQHAPYPVPRSGDRHDPRAARRPSQRPGPRTPQSW, from the coding sequence ATGCAGGGCACGGTCGACGGTTTCAGCTACGGATGGGTCACGCCGGTAGCGGCGTATCTCATGGCGTGTCTCGGCGGTGCGCTCGGCCTGCGCTGCACCACCAGGTCGCTCCTTGTCGCCCACTCCTGGCGGCCCGGCTGGCTCGCCCTGGGGTCGGCGGCGATCGGGTCCGGGATCTGGACCATGCACTTCATCGCGATGATGGGCTTCTCCGTAGAGGAAGCCCCGATCCACTACGACAAGGCGCTGACCTTCGCGAGTCTCGCCGTCGCCATCGTGATGGTCGGTGTCGGGATCTTCATCGTGGGTTACCGCGGCGCGACCGGGACGGCGCTGTTCACCGGAGGAACGATCACCGGTCTGGGCGTCGCCTCGATGCACTACCTGGGAATGGCCGGTATGCGTCTGCGCGGGACGCTGGAGTACAACACCCTCACCGTCTCCGCGTCCGTCGTGATCGCCGTCGTCGCCGCCACCGCGGCCCTATGGGCGGCAGCGCAGGTCAGGGGGTTCCTCTGGAGCCTGGGCGCGAGCCTCGTCATGGGCCTCGCCGTCAGCGGCATGCACTACACCGGGATGGCCGCCCTCAGGGTCCATCTGCACGGCTCGCCCGGTGCCCCGACCGGGGGAGACTCGGCCGCCGAGATCCTCGCGCCCATGATGATCGGCCCGCTCGCCTTCCTGCTCCTCGCGGGAGTGATCGTGATGTTCGATCCGCTGATGGTGATGGGCAAGGCCGACCTCCAGAGCGCCGCCCAGCGGCAGCACGCCCCCTACCCCGTGCCCCGCTCGGGTGACCGGCACGACCCGCGCGCGGCCCGCAGGCCCTCGCAGCGCCCCGGCCCCAGGACCCCGCAGAGCTGGTGA
- the aroQ gene encoding type II 3-dehydroquinate dehydratase, with protein sequence MTRTLANAPIMILNGPNLNLLGQRQPEIYGSDTLADVEALCAKAAAAHGGTVDLRQSNHEGQLVDWIHEAREHHVGIVINPAAYSHTSVAILDALNTCDGMPVLEVHISNIHQREAFRHHSYVSQRADGVIAGCGVQGYAFAVERVAALVGAA encoded by the coding sequence ATGACGCGCACTCTTGCCAACGCCCCGATCATGATCTTGAACGGCCCCAACCTGAACCTCCTCGGTCAGCGCCAGCCCGAGATCTACGGCTCCGACACCCTCGCCGACGTCGAGGCGCTGTGCGCCAAGGCGGCGGCCGCGCACGGCGGCACCGTGGACCTGCGGCAGAGCAACCACGAGGGTCAGTTGGTGGACTGGATCCACGAGGCGCGCGAGCACCACGTGGGCATCGTCATCAACCCGGCGGCCTACTCACACACCTCGGTCGCGATCCTGGACGCGCTCAACACCTGTGACGGCATGCCGGTGTTGGAGGTCCACATCTCCAACATCCATCAGCGCGAGGCGTTCCGGCACCACTCGTACGTCTCCCAGCGCGCCGACGGCGTCATCGCGGGGTGCGGTGTGCAGGGGTACGCGTTCGCGGTGGAGCGGGTGGCCGCGCTGGTCGGCGCGGCCTGA
- a CDS encoding ionic transporter y4hA — translation MITRLRALVTQWTAAVPVLAVVLLALTWGRDLPGVGVAVVTLVLAGAVLAAVHHAEVIAHRVGEPFGSLVLAVAVTIIEVALIVTLMADGGDKSSTLARDTVFAAVMITCNGIIGLCLLVGALRHRVVVFQSEGTGAALATVATLATLSLVLPTFTTTKQGPEFSTAQLTFAALASLVLYGLFVTTQTVRHREYFLPITRKGEVIDSEDAGGPSSRAAVISLALLALALIGVVGLAKGVSPTIESGVESAGMPHAVVGVIIALLVLLPETIAAVRATRRDRVQTSLNLALGSAMASIGLTIPAVAVASVWLSGPLVLGLGPTHMVLLALTVVVGTLTVVPGRATLLQGGVHLVLFAAYLELAVTP, via the coding sequence ATGATCACTCGGCTCCGGGCACTCGTCACCCAGTGGACCGCGGCCGTGCCGGTCCTCGCCGTCGTCCTGCTCGCCCTCACCTGGGGACGCGATCTGCCGGGCGTGGGCGTGGCCGTGGTGACGCTCGTGCTCGCCGGCGCCGTCCTCGCCGCCGTGCACCACGCGGAGGTGATCGCGCACCGCGTCGGCGAACCCTTCGGCTCGCTCGTCCTCGCGGTCGCCGTGACGATCATCGAGGTCGCGCTGATCGTCACACTCATGGCCGATGGCGGCGACAAGAGCTCCACACTGGCCCGCGACACCGTGTTCGCCGCCGTGATGATCACCTGCAACGGCATCATCGGCCTGTGTCTGCTGGTGGGCGCCCTGCGCCACCGTGTCGTCGTCTTCCAGTCCGAGGGCACCGGCGCCGCCCTCGCGACCGTCGCCACACTCGCCACGCTCAGCCTGGTCCTGCCGACCTTCACCACGACCAAGCAGGGCCCGGAGTTCTCCACGGCGCAGCTCACCTTCGCCGCCCTCGCCTCGCTCGTCCTGTACGGCCTGTTCGTGACCACGCAGACCGTGCGCCACCGGGAGTACTTCCTGCCGATCACCCGCAAGGGCGAGGTGATCGACTCCGAGGACGCGGGCGGGCCGTCGAGCCGCGCCGCCGTGATCAGCCTGGCCCTGCTCGCCCTCGCCCTGATCGGCGTGGTCGGCCTCGCCAAGGGGGTGTCGCCGACCATCGAGTCCGGCGTGGAGAGCGCCGGCATGCCGCACGCCGTGGTCGGCGTGATCATCGCGCTGCTCGTGCTGCTCCCGGAGACCATCGCGGCCGTCCGCGCCACCCGCCGCGACCGGGTGCAGACCAGCCTCAACCTCGCCCTCGGCTCCGCGATGGCCAGCATCGGCCTGACCATCCCGGCCGTCGCGGTCGCCTCCGTCTGGCTCTCCGGGCCGCTGGTGCTCGGACTCGGCCCGACCCACATGGTGCTGCTCGCGCTCACCGTCGTCGTCGGCACGCTCACGGTCGTGCCGGGGCGCGCCACGCTGCTGCAGGGCGGCGTCCATCTGGTGCTGTTCGCGGCGTACTTGGAGCTCGCGGTCACGCCTTGA
- the uvrB gene encoding excinuclease ABC subunit UvrB, whose product MRPVSKIERTVAPFEVVSNYQPSGDQPAAIADLERRVTAGEKDVVLLGATGTGKSATTAWMIEKLQRPTLVMAPNKTLAAQLANEFRELLPNNAVEYFVSYYDYYQPEAYVPQSDTYIEKDSSINEEVERLRHSATNSLLTRRDVIVVASVSCIYGLGTPQEYVDRMVPLKVGDEIDRDQLLRRFVDIQYTRNDMAFARGTFRVRGDTIEIFPVYEELAVRIEMFGDEIEALSTLHPLTGEVISDDDHLYVFPASHYVAGPERLEKAVTGIEKELAERLTELEKQGKMLEAQRLRMRTTYDLEMLRQIGSCSGVENYSMHFDDRAPGTAPNTLLDYFPEDFLLVIDESHVTVPQIGAMYEGDASRKRTLVDHGFRLPSALDNRPLKWEEFLGRIGQTVYLSATPGKYELSRGDGFVEQIIRPTGLIDPEVVVKPTEGQIDDLVHEIRTRTEKDERVLVTTLTKKMAEDLTDYFLELGIQVRYLHSDVDTLRRVELLRELRAGEYDVLVGINLLREGLDLPEVSLVSILDADKQGFLRSGTSLIQTIGRAARNVSGQVHMYADKVTPAMEQAIEETNRRREKQIAYNKEKGIDPQPLRKKINDIVSAIAREEVDTEQLLGTDYRKAKEAKAPVPALGGKADTAQKAGKAAKGKAAEKVPTDRPAAELAEQIEEMTARMRAAAADLQFEIAARLRDEVSEMKKELRQMREAGQA is encoded by the coding sequence ATGCGGCCCGTATCCAAGATCGAACGCACGGTGGCACCTTTCGAGGTCGTCAGCAACTACCAGCCAAGCGGCGACCAGCCGGCGGCCATCGCCGACCTGGAGCGGCGCGTCACCGCAGGTGAGAAGGACGTCGTCCTGCTCGGCGCGACCGGCACCGGCAAGTCGGCCACCACCGCGTGGATGATCGAGAAGCTCCAGCGCCCCACCCTGGTGATGGCGCCGAACAAGACGCTGGCCGCCCAGCTGGCCAACGAGTTCCGAGAGCTCCTGCCGAACAACGCGGTGGAGTACTTCGTCTCGTACTACGACTACTACCAGCCCGAGGCGTACGTCCCGCAGTCGGACACGTACATCGAAAAGGACTCCTCGATCAACGAGGAAGTCGAGCGCCTGCGCCACTCCGCGACGAACTCGCTGCTCACCCGGCGTGACGTGATCGTGGTCGCCTCCGTCTCCTGCATCTACGGCCTCGGCACCCCGCAGGAGTACGTCGACCGGATGGTGCCGCTCAAGGTCGGCGACGAGATCGACCGCGACCAGCTCCTGCGCCGCTTCGTAGACATCCAGTACACGCGCAACGACATGGCCTTCGCCCGCGGCACCTTCCGGGTCCGCGGCGACACCATCGAGATCTTCCCGGTCTACGAAGAGCTGGCCGTGCGCATCGAGATGTTCGGCGACGAGATCGAGGCGCTCTCCACGCTGCACCCGCTCACCGGCGAGGTCATCAGCGACGACGACCACCTGTACGTCTTCCCGGCCTCGCACTACGTGGCAGGACCGGAGCGCCTGGAGAAGGCGGTCACCGGCATCGAGAAGGAGCTCGCCGAGCGCCTCACCGAGCTGGAGAAGCAGGGCAAGATGCTGGAGGCCCAGCGCCTTCGCATGCGCACGACGTACGACCTGGAGATGCTCCGCCAGATCGGCTCCTGCTCCGGCGTCGAGAACTACTCGATGCACTTCGACGACCGCGCGCCCGGCACCGCCCCGAACACCCTCCTCGACTACTTCCCCGAGGACTTCCTCCTCGTCATCGACGAGTCGCACGTCACGGTCCCGCAGATCGGCGCGATGTACGAGGGGGACGCCTCCCGCAAGCGCACCCTGGTGGACCACGGCTTCCGGCTGCCGTCCGCGCTGGACAACCGCCCGCTGAAGTGGGAGGAGTTCCTGGGCCGCATCGGCCAGACCGTCTACCTCTCGGCGACCCCCGGGAAGTACGAGCTCTCGCGCGGCGACGGCTTCGTCGAGCAGATCATCCGCCCCACCGGCCTCATCGACCCGGAGGTCGTGGTCAAGCCCACCGAGGGGCAGATCGACGACCTGGTGCACGAGATCCGCACACGCACCGAGAAGGACGAGCGTGTCCTGGTCACCACGCTCACCAAGAAGATGGCCGAGGACCTCACCGACTACTTCCTCGAGCTGGGCATCCAGGTCCGCTATCTGCACAGCGACGTCGACACCCTGCGCCGCGTCGAGCTCCTGCGCGAACTGCGCGCCGGTGAGTACGACGTCCTGGTCGGCATCAACCTCCTGCGAGAGGGGCTCGACCTGCCCGAGGTCTCCCTGGTGTCGATCCTCGACGCCGACAAGCAGGGCTTCCTGCGTTCCGGCACCTCCCTGATCCAGACCATCGGCCGCGCGGCGCGAAACGTCTCCGGCCAGGTCCACATGTACGCGGACAAGGTCACCCCGGCGATGGAGCAGGCCATCGAGGAGACGAACCGCCGCCGCGAGAAGCAGATCGCGTACAACAAGGAGAAGGGGATCGACCCGCAGCCGCTGCGCAAGAAGATCAACGACATCGTGTCGGCGATCGCGCGCGAGGAGGTCGACACGGAGCAGCTCCTCGGCACGGACTACCGCAAGGCGAAGGAAGCCAAGGCGCCGGTGCCCGCGCTCGGCGGAAAGGCGGATACGGCGCAGAAGGCGGGCAAGGCGGCCAAGGGCAAGGCCGCCGAGAAGGTGCCCACCGACCGCCCCGCGGCCGAACTGGCCGAGCAGATCGAGGAGATGACCGCGCGGATGCGCGCCGCCGCGGCGGATCTCCAGTTCGAGATCGCCGCACGGCTGCGTGACGAGGTGTCAGAGATGAAGAAGGAGCTCCGGCAGATGCGAGAGGCGGGGCAGGCGTAG
- a CDS encoding TerD family protein, which produces MTAELVRGQNHPLPETRLEIRVSVGKPIVAGVTLSDDQGKVRGTDWVAHPGSPTLPGLEVPRQAAADHRLAVDLGAVPEAVHRVNVLLALPVGAGGPVSFGSLAAPFVAVTALDGSEVASYTITDLDAESAVVALELYRRLDAWKVRAVGQGYAGGLADMLTDQGLPQAHELAGSINEAVAQGLARSVAAPPPRPSDEARVRMTGQTAAPGPGAPGPDSAGGPQPNPQHAPAPRQPGDASPGTGGPVNYTHPGRQTSAPPPPPPAAAPAEPGRTAQPVAGDATGWSMEERLYNQVWGMFEDLARTTAAYRSAVDFAESRMDQELDKVLSDPRSRIGNTGDVAREAARAKHGRLVDRAREALDRDLGQLAAESEVVEPALPLAFAGWASPVWHAYRTPMEIPMALRLGDLHLPERPDLHIPMLVRLPLERGLWIDSGRSSGTDSLADTDQLRRLAMDSAVAHAARLLAVYPAGEFTVHVIDAAGSAAGALTPLTAAGVLAEPPAAGAAGVSAVLAKLTQRVDLVQMAIRAGAADALPPDLDTAEQLLIVNDFPHGFDDRAVTQLRYLADEGPAVGVHLMMVADREDAAEYGPLLDPLWRALLRLTPVADDHLADPWVGHAWTYEPPMVPPGSRVLEQVLGRVAHARRTGGR; this is translated from the coding sequence ATGACGGCCGAGCTGGTCCGGGGGCAGAACCACCCGCTTCCCGAGACCCGTCTGGAGATCCGGGTCTCGGTCGGGAAGCCGATCGTGGCGGGGGTCACGCTCAGCGACGACCAGGGCAAGGTGCGCGGCACGGACTGGGTGGCCCACCCCGGGTCGCCCACACTTCCGGGGCTCGAAGTACCCCGCCAGGCCGCCGCCGACCACCGCCTCGCGGTGGACCTCGGCGCCGTCCCCGAAGCGGTCCACCGGGTCAACGTCCTCCTCGCGCTGCCCGTCGGCGCCGGCGGACCGGTCAGCTTCGGCTCCCTCGCCGCCCCCTTCGTCGCCGTCACCGCACTCGACGGCTCCGAGGTCGCCAGCTACACCATCACCGATCTGGACGCCGAGTCCGCCGTCGTCGCCCTGGAGCTGTACCGCAGGCTGGACGCCTGGAAGGTGCGCGCCGTCGGACAGGGGTACGCGGGCGGCCTCGCCGACATGCTCACCGACCAGGGCCTGCCGCAGGCCCACGAACTGGCGGGCTCGATCAACGAAGCGGTGGCCCAGGGTCTGGCCCGCTCGGTGGCCGCGCCCCCGCCCCGCCCCTCGGACGAGGCCCGCGTGCGGATGACGGGGCAGACGGCCGCCCCCGGCCCGGGAGCACCGGGCCCGGACAGCGCAGGCGGACCCCAGCCAAACCCCCAGCACGCCCCGGCGCCGCGCCAGCCGGGCGACGCGAGCCCCGGCACGGGCGGCCCCGTCAACTACACCCACCCCGGCCGCCAGACCAGCGCACCGCCGCCGCCCCCGCCGGCCGCCGCCCCGGCCGAACCGGGCAGGACCGCGCAGCCCGTGGCGGGCGACGCCACCGGCTGGTCCATGGAGGAGCGCCTCTACAACCAGGTGTGGGGCATGTTCGAGGACCTCGCCCGCACCACGGCCGCGTACCGAAGCGCCGTCGACTTCGCCGAGTCGCGCATGGACCAGGAGCTCGACAAGGTCCTGTCCGACCCGCGCAGCCGCATCGGCAACACCGGTGACGTCGCGCGCGAGGCCGCCCGCGCCAAGCACGGCCGCCTCGTCGACCGGGCCAGGGAAGCCCTCGACCGCGACCTGGGCCAGCTCGCCGCCGAGTCCGAGGTCGTCGAGCCCGCCCTGCCTCTGGCGTTCGCCGGCTGGGCCAGTCCGGTGTGGCACGCCTACCGCACCCCGATGGAGATCCCCATGGCGCTGCGCCTCGGCGACCTCCATCTGCCCGAGCGCCCCGACCTGCACATCCCGATGCTCGTCAGGCTGCCCCTGGAGCGCGGCCTGTGGATCGACAGCGGCCGCTCCTCGGGCACCGACTCCCTGGCCGACACGGACCAGCTGCGCCGCCTCGCCATGGACAGCGCGGTCGCGCACGCCGCCCGGCTGCTCGCGGTCTACCCCGCGGGCGAGTTCACGGTGCACGTCATCGACGCGGCGGGCTCCGCGGCCGGCGCGCTCACCCCGCTGACGGCGGCCGGAGTCCTCGCCGAGCCCCCTGCCGCCGGCGCGGCCGGAGTGTCCGCCGTGCTCGCCAAGCTCACCCAGCGCGTGGACCTGGTGCAGATGGCCATCCGCGCGGGCGCAGCCGACGCGCTGCCGCCGGATCTGGACACCGCCGAGCAGCTCCTGATCGTCAACGACTTCCCGCACGGCTTCGACGACCGCGCCGTCACCCAGCTCCGCTACCTCGCGGACGAGGGCCCCGCGGTCGGCGTGCACCTGATGATGGTCGCCGACCGCGAGGACGCCGCCGAGTACGGCCCGCTGCTGGACCCGCTCTGGCGCGCGCTCCTGCGGCTGACCCCGGTGGCCGACGACCACCTCGCCGATCCCTGGGTCGGGCATGCGTGGACGTACGAACCGCCGATGGTGCCGCCCGGCAGCCGGGTCCTCGAGCAGGTCCTCGGCCGGGTCGCGCACGCCCGGCGCACCGGCGGTCGCTGA
- a CDS encoding MFS transporter, protein MRKIHSPAEAPTKAPSLPRLAAASLAGTAIEFYDFFIYGTAAALVLGPLFFPTFSPLAGTLAAFATFGVGFVARPLGSVLFGHIGDRRGRRPVLVGSLLLTGLATVAVGCVPTYESIGVAAPVLLLVLRFLQGLGLGGEWGGAVLLTAEHAPAERRGLWSSFPQMGPPLGFLLANGIMLVLSATLTEAQFASWGWRVPFWAAGVLAAAGLALRTSLAESPSFLELREHARVPLAEVVRDHWRLVLLTAGALAVGYAVFYAVTTWSLAYAVERLDVSRTVMLACIMAAVVVKGALTPVAAMLGDRYGRRPLCLLGCALCALWMFPMIALLATGEPLLMFLGFLVAMIAFITMFAVIAAYLPELYEPRVRCTGAAVGYNLGGVLGGALTPIVATAVAHGEGTPWGVAAYLTAVALLSLGCFALLPETRPVPEPAPVTA, encoded by the coding sequence ATGCGTAAGATCCACTCCCCCGCCGAGGCCCCCACCAAGGCACCCTCCCTGCCCCGGCTCGCGGCCGCCTCGCTCGCCGGGACCGCCATCGAGTTCTACGACTTCTTCATCTACGGGACGGCCGCCGCCCTCGTGCTCGGGCCCCTCTTCTTTCCGACTTTCTCGCCGCTCGCGGGAACTCTCGCCGCCTTCGCGACATTCGGAGTGGGCTTCGTGGCGCGGCCCCTCGGGTCCGTCCTCTTCGGGCACATCGGTGACCGGCGCGGGCGGCGGCCCGTCCTCGTCGGCTCGCTGCTCCTGACGGGCCTCGCCACGGTCGCCGTCGGCTGCGTGCCCACGTACGAGTCGATCGGGGTCGCCGCTCCGGTGCTGCTCCTTGTGCTGCGGTTCCTCCAAGGGCTCGGGCTCGGCGGGGAGTGGGGCGGGGCCGTGCTCCTGACCGCCGAGCACGCACCCGCCGAGCGGCGCGGCCTGTGGTCGAGCTTTCCGCAGATGGGGCCACCGCTCGGGTTTCTGCTCGCCAACGGGATCATGCTGGTCCTCTCGGCGACCCTCACCGAGGCGCAGTTCGCCTCCTGGGGGTGGCGTGTGCCGTTCTGGGCGGCGGGTGTGCTCGCGGCGGCCGGGCTCGCGCTGCGCACGTCCCTCGCGGAGAGCCCGAGCTTCCTGGAACTGCGGGAGCACGCGCGCGTGCCGCTCGCCGAAGTGGTGCGCGACCACTGGCGGCTCGTCCTGCTCACGGCGGGCGCGCTCGCCGTCGGGTACGCCGTGTTCTACGCCGTGACGACGTGGTCCCTCGCCTACGCGGTGGAGCGGCTCGACGTGAGCCGTACGGTCATGCTCGCCTGCATCATGGCGGCGGTCGTGGTGAAGGGCGCGCTGACGCCCGTGGCCGCGATGCTCGGTGACCGGTACGGACGGCGGCCCCTGTGCCTGCTGGGGTGTGCGCTCTGCGCGCTCTGGATGTTCCCGATGATCGCGCTGCTCGCGACCGGCGAGCCGCTGCTGATGTTCCTCGGTTTCCTGGTGGCGATGATCGCGTTCATCACGATGTTCGCCGTGATCGCCGCGTATCTGCCCGAGCTGTACGAGCCGCGGGTGCGCTGCACGGGCGCCGCGGTGGGCTACAACCTCGGCGGGGTGCTCGGCGGCGCGCTCACCCCGATCGTGGCGACGGCGGTGGCGCACGGCGAGGGCACTCCGTGGGGCGTCGCGGCCTATCTGACGGCCGTGGCCCTGCTGAGCCTGGGCTGCTTCGCCCTGCTGCCCGAGACGCGGCCCGTGCCGGAACCCGCCCCCGTCACGGCGTGA
- a CDS encoding TerC family protein — protein MTLWVLTILGLVALIAVDFFIGRKPHDVSIKEAGIWTIVWIVLAGLFGVGLVIWGGGQAGGEFFAGFITEKSLSVDNLFVFILIMAKFSVPSHLQQRVLLFGVLIALVLRAIFIAAGAAVIANFSWVFYIFGAFLIYTAWKLIQEARAGDEEEDWEENRLLKAAEKKFGVADRYHGTKLFIQKNGKKIMTPLMVVMLAIGTTDLLFAMDSIPAIFGLTQDPYIVFTANAFALMGLRQLYFLIGGLLKKLVHLSYGLSVILGFIGVKLVLHALHENGVHVPEISIPVSLGVICGVLVITTITSLIASKKQAQKEAAETTADETPKDSIEA, from the coding sequence ATGACCCTTTGGGTGCTGACCATTCTTGGTCTGGTCGCCCTGATCGCGGTCGACTTCTTCATCGGCCGTAAGCCGCACGACGTATCGATCAAGGAAGCCGGAATCTGGACGATCGTCTGGATCGTGCTGGCCGGGCTCTTCGGAGTGGGCCTCGTGATCTGGGGCGGCGGTCAGGCGGGCGGTGAGTTCTTCGCGGGCTTCATCACCGAGAAGTCGCTCAGCGTGGACAACCTCTTCGTCTTCATCCTGATCATGGCGAAGTTCTCGGTGCCCAGCCATCTCCAGCAGCGGGTGCTGCTGTTCGGTGTGCTGATCGCGCTCGTACTGCGAGCGATCTTCATCGCGGCCGGCGCCGCGGTCATCGCCAACTTCTCGTGGGTCTTCTACATCTTCGGCGCCTTCCTGATCTACACCGCCTGGAAGCTCATCCAGGAGGCACGGGCCGGCGACGAGGAAGAGGACTGGGAGGAGAACCGCCTCCTGAAGGCCGCCGAGAAGAAGTTCGGCGTCGCCGACCGGTACCACGGCACGAAGCTGTTCATCCAGAAGAACGGCAAGAAGATCATGACGCCGCTCATGGTCGTCATGCTCGCCATCGGTACGACCGACCTGCTCTTCGCGATGGACTCGATCCCCGCGATCTTCGGCCTCACCCAGGACCCGTACATCGTCTTCACCGCGAACGCCTTCGCGCTGATGGGTCTGCGCCAGCTGTACTTCCTCATCGGCGGACTGCTCAAGAAGCTGGTCCACCTCAGCTACGGCCTCTCGGTGATCCTGGGCTTCATCGGCGTGAAGCTGGTCCTGCACGCCCTGCACGAGAACGGGGTGCACGTCCCCGAGATCTCCATCCCGGTCTCGCTCGGCGTCATCTGCGGTGTCCTGGTCATCACGACGATCACCAGCCTCATCGCCTCCAAGAAGCAGGCGCAGAAGGAGGCCGCGGAGACCACGGCCGACGAGACCCCGAAGGACAGCATCGAGGCCTGA
- a CDS encoding MBL fold metallo-hydrolase, with amino-acid sequence MTYSGAVKVGGGADVHELQDLMISKVAVGPMDNNAYLLRCRATDEQLLIDAANDAPTLLTLIGDDGITSVVTTHQHGDHWQALAAVVEATGARTYAGREDVDGIPVPTDIPLIDGDTVNVGHVSLTVRHLVGHTPGSIALVYDDPHGHPHVFTGDCLFPGGVGNTHKDPKAFASLLHDVETKIFGTLPDETWVYPGHGGDTSLGAERPHLAEWRQRGW; translated from the coding sequence ATGACGTACAGCGGAGCAGTGAAGGTCGGCGGCGGGGCGGACGTGCACGAGCTGCAGGACCTGATGATCTCCAAGGTCGCGGTCGGCCCGATGGACAACAACGCCTATCTGCTGCGCTGCCGGGCCACGGACGAGCAGCTCCTGATCGACGCGGCGAACGACGCTCCCACGCTGCTCACGCTGATCGGTGACGACGGCATCACGTCCGTCGTCACCACCCATCAGCACGGCGACCACTGGCAGGCCCTCGCCGCGGTCGTCGAGGCGACCGGCGCCCGTACCTACGCGGGCCGCGAGGACGTCGACGGCATCCCCGTACCCACGGACATCCCGCTCATCGACGGCGACACCGTGAACGTCGGGCACGTCTCTCTCACCGTGCGCCATCTGGTCGGCCACACGCCGGGCTCGATCGCCCTCGTGTACGACGACCCGCACGGCCACCCGCACGTCTTCACCGGCGACTGCCTCTTCCCCGGCGGCGTCGGCAACACGCACAAGGACCCGAAGGCCTTCGCGAGCCTGTTGCACGACGTCGAGACGAAGATCTTCGGCACGCTGCCCGACGAGACCTGGGTCTATCCCGGCCATGGGGGCGACACGTCGCTGGGCGCCGAGCGGCCGCATCTGGCCGAGTGGCGTCAGCGGGGCTGGTGA
- a CDS encoding TerD family protein, which yields MTVNMTKGQAINLQKDDGGALTAVRMGLGWQAAPRRGLFGTRTREVDLDASAVLFADKQPVDVVFFRHLVSDDGSVRHTGDNLVGGVGQGGDDEAILVDLARIPVHIDQIVFTVNSFTGQTFQEVQNAFCRLVDETNGQELARYTLDGGGQYTAQIMAKVHRAGAGWQMTAIGNPANGRTFQDLMPSILPHL from the coding sequence GTGACGGTCAACATGACCAAGGGTCAGGCCATCAACCTGCAGAAGGACGACGGGGGCGCCCTGACCGCGGTGCGCATGGGACTCGGCTGGCAAGCGGCCCCGAGGCGTGGGCTGTTCGGCACGCGTACGCGCGAAGTCGACCTGGACGCGTCGGCGGTCCTGTTCGCCGACAAGCAGCCGGTGGACGTCGTGTTCTTCCGTCACCTCGTCAGCGACGACGGTTCCGTGCGGCACACCGGTGACAACTTGGTCGGCGGTGTCGGCCAGGGCGGGGACGACGAGGCGATCCTCGTCGACCTGGCGCGGATCCCGGTCCACATCGACCAGATCGTCTTCACGGTGAACTCCTTCACGGGCCAGACGTTCCAGGAAGTGCAGAACGCCTTCTGCCGCCTGGTCGACGAGACCAACGGCCAGGAACTGGCCCGGTACACACTCGACGGCGGCGGTCAGTACACCGCGCAGATCATGGCGAAGGTCCACCGCGCGGGCGCGGGCTGGCAGATGACGGCCATCGGCAATCCCGCCAACGGCCGCACGTTCCAGGACCTGATGCCGTCGATCCTGCCGCACCTGTAA